A genome region from Candidatus Microthrix parvicella Bio17-1 includes the following:
- a CDS encoding GDP-mannose 4,6-dehydratase, which yields MIDHPDHRRLTAIALTLLCCRRAPLCAHPVRVRPGAAIPVRALVTGAGGFVGGHLTAHLESSGDEVIGWDRTLEGLDITDGPSVAKALAEVRPNAVYHLAGDADVGGSWDHPAATFRANAEGTLNVLMACRDAGVERVLVVGSADVYGRVDASDLPITETCPLRPVSPYAASKVAADFLAVQAGLGFGLEVIRTRPFNHLGPGQSPRFVAPALAQRVAQAEVGGGGNIAVGNLTPKRDFTDVRDVVRAYRLLVLDGQPGEAYNICSGAAVAVQQLVDAFIELATVDVRLTSDPDLQRPVDIPVLLGDASKIRAATGWTPEIPLATTLADLMATARARVATP from the coding sequence TTGATTGATCACCCGGACCACCGCCGGCTGACCGCAATCGCGCTCACCCTCCTATGCTGTCGCCGTGCCCCGCTTTGTGCCCACCCCGTCCGTGTCCGGCCCGGCGCCGCAATCCCGGTGAGGGCGCTCGTCACCGGGGCCGGCGGATTCGTCGGCGGTCACCTCACCGCCCACCTCGAATCCTCAGGCGACGAGGTCATCGGCTGGGACCGCACGCTGGAGGGCCTCGACATCACCGACGGTCCATCGGTGGCCAAAGCGCTGGCCGAGGTTCGCCCCAACGCCGTGTACCACCTGGCGGGCGACGCCGACGTGGGAGGGAGTTGGGACCATCCGGCCGCCACGTTCCGGGCCAACGCCGAGGGCACCCTCAACGTGCTGATGGCCTGCCGGGATGCCGGGGTGGAACGCGTGCTGGTCGTCGGCTCGGCCGATGTCTACGGCCGGGTGGACGCAAGCGATCTGCCCATCACCGAGACGTGCCCGCTTCGCCCGGTCAGCCCGTACGCCGCATCCAAGGTGGCCGCCGACTTTCTGGCCGTCCAGGCCGGCCTGGGCTTCGGTTTGGAGGTCATCCGCACCCGCCCGTTCAACCACCTGGGCCCCGGGCAGTCACCGCGTTTCGTTGCGCCGGCCCTGGCGCAGCGGGTGGCGCAGGCCGAGGTGGGTGGCGGCGGCAACATCGCGGTGGGCAACCTCACCCCGAAGCGCGACTTCACCGACGTGCGCGACGTGGTGCGCGCCTACCGGTTGTTGGTGCTCGACGGGCAGCCCGGTGAGGCCTACAACATCTGCTCGGGTGCTGCGGTGGCCGTGCAACAGCTGGTTGATGCTTTTATCGAACTGGCCACCGTCGACGTTCGTCTCACGTCCGATCCGGACCTCCAGCGTCCGGTGGACATTCCCGTGTTGCTGGGTGACGCCTCAAAGATTCGTGCCGCCACCGGCTGGACCCCCGAGATTCCGTTGGCGACCACGCTCGCCGATCTCATGGCCACCGCCCGCGCCCGCGTCGCCACACCCTGA
- a CDS encoding helix-turn-helix domain-containing protein gives MLEPPDASPASLGQRIAGGRAVLGWTQAELAERVAISRVALANLESGRSVPSERTVVLLAGMFDVEPHDLVRGTIYPPQKSDRLPLVAARHTEIDLEMSLLERDLMWLARLESPDLTRRVVAEWRSRLDELGDRVLDPRCRGQLDEARQRVARLGRIAP, from the coding sequence ATGTTGGAGCCCCCGGACGCATCGCCGGCCTCGTTGGGGCAGAGGATCGCCGGCGGTCGTGCCGTTCTCGGCTGGACGCAGGCGGAGCTTGCCGAACGGGTGGCGATCTCCCGAGTGGCGTTGGCCAACCTGGAATCTGGCCGCTCGGTGCCGTCGGAGCGCACGGTGGTGCTGTTGGCCGGGATGTTTGATGTGGAGCCCCATGATCTGGTGCGGGGCACCATCTACCCGCCGCAGAAGAGCGACCGGCTGCCCCTCGTTGCTGCTCGGCACACCGAGATCGATCTCGAGATGTCGCTGCTTGAGCGGGATCTCATGTGGCTGGCTCGCTTGGAGTCGCCCGACCTGACCCGCCGGGTGGTCGCCGAGTGGCGGTCACGGCTGGACGAGTTGGGGGATCGGGTGCTGGACCCGCGGTGCCGCGGGCAACTGGATGAGGCGCGCCAACGCGTTGCACGATTGGGCCGGATCGCTCCCTGA
- the gmd gene encoding GDP-mannose 4,6-dehydratase, whose translation MTKRALITGITGQDGSYLAELLLNEGYEVIGMVRRSSTVTFERIAHLQDRIATVNGDLLDQASLIELLRTYRPHEVYNLAAQSFVQTSFSQPVLTGEVTGLGVTRLLDAIRLVDPDIRFYQASSSEMFGKVHEVPQLETTPFHPRSPYGVAKVYGHWITLNYRESYDLFACSGILFNHESPRRGLEFVTRKITHGVARIKLGMGTGLALGNLDAKRDWGFAGDYVEAMYLMLQQDEPDDYVVSTGDTHSVREFCQVAFERVGLNWEDHVTIDERFFRPAEVDLLVGDPAKARKVLDWTPKTDFEQLVHMMVDADMALLSGKLDHLA comes from the coding sequence ATGACGAAGCGCGCATTGATCACCGGTATCACCGGCCAGGACGGCTCCTACCTGGCCGAACTGCTCCTCAACGAGGGCTACGAGGTCATCGGCATGGTGCGCCGAAGCTCGACCGTGACCTTCGAACGGATCGCCCACCTCCAGGACCGGATCGCCACGGTCAACGGCGACCTGCTCGATCAGGCGAGCCTGATCGAGTTGCTGCGCACCTATCGGCCCCACGAGGTGTACAACCTGGCGGCGCAGAGCTTCGTGCAGACCTCGTTCTCCCAACCGGTGCTCACCGGCGAGGTCACCGGGCTGGGCGTCACCCGTTTGTTGGACGCCATCCGGCTCGTCGACCCCGACATCCGCTTCTATCAGGCATCGAGCTCGGAGATGTTCGGCAAGGTGCACGAGGTGCCGCAGCTGGAGACGACGCCGTTTCATCCCCGTTCCCCCTACGGCGTCGCCAAGGTCTACGGCCACTGGATCACCCTCAACTATCGCGAGAGCTACGACCTGTTCGCCTGCTCCGGCATCCTGTTCAACCACGAGTCGCCGCGTCGCGGGCTGGAGTTCGTCACCCGCAAGATCACCCACGGCGTGGCCCGCATCAAGCTGGGCATGGGCACCGGACTGGCGCTTGGCAACCTGGACGCAAAGAGGGACTGGGGCTTTGCCGGCGACTACGTCGAGGCGATGTACCTGATGCTGCAACAGGACGAACCGGACGACTACGTCGTTTCCACCGGCGACACCCACTCGGTTCGAGAGTTCTGCCAGGTGGCCTTCGAACGGGTCGGCCTCAACTGGGAGGACCACGTGACCATCGACGAGCGGTTCTTCCGCCCGGCCGAGGTGGACCTGCTGGTCGGGGACCCGGCCAAGGCACGCAAGGTGCTCGACTGGACCCCCAAGACCGACTTCGAGCAGCTGGTTCACATGATGGTGGACGCCGACATGGCCCTGCTGTCGGGGAAGCTCGATCATCTCGCCTGA
- the cofD gene encoding 2-phospho-L-lactate transferase — protein MSGGVGAARLLAGLLQVVDPSDVAAVVNVGDDTEFHGLTVCPDLDTITYTLAGAVNPDTGWGLAGETWAALGSLRRHARANERADVGWFALGDLDLGTHLWRAHRLAEGARLTEVTAEITRTFGLGLRLLPVTDDPIRTKVTTPDGATLTFQEYFVRERHEVDVASVRFSGAVGARPTPEATIALRDAAAVIIAPSNPVVSVGPVLAVPGITQGLTSRRDTVVAVSPIVGGMALKGPAARLMENLGEEASVVGVARRYAPFARALVIDPIDAHLAGAVGEVGIEPIVAPSIMDTPDHAAALARVCLAGRAL, from the coding sequence ATTTCGGGCGGCGTCGGCGCAGCGCGCCTCCTGGCGGGGCTGCTGCAGGTGGTCGACCCGTCCGACGTGGCCGCCGTCGTCAACGTGGGCGACGACACCGAGTTCCACGGTCTCACCGTGTGCCCCGACCTGGACACGATCACCTACACCCTCGCCGGTGCGGTCAACCCGGACACCGGCTGGGGTCTGGCCGGTGAGACCTGGGCGGCGCTCGGGTCGTTGCGCCGCCACGCCCGCGCAAACGAACGGGCCGACGTCGGCTGGTTCGCACTGGGCGATCTCGACCTGGGCACCCACCTCTGGCGGGCCCATCGCCTGGCCGAGGGAGCGCGCCTCACCGAGGTGACCGCCGAGATCACCCGTACGTTCGGTCTGGGCCTGCGGCTGTTACCGGTGACCGACGACCCGATCCGCACCAAGGTCACCACGCCCGATGGGGCGACGCTCACCTTTCAGGAGTACTTCGTTCGGGAGCGACACGAGGTGGACGTGGCGTCGGTTCGATTCTCTGGAGCCGTCGGGGCCCGGCCCACCCCCGAAGCGACCATCGCCCTCCGTGACGCCGCCGCCGTCATCATCGCCCCGTCCAACCCGGTTGTCTCGGTCGGCCCGGTGCTGGCCGTGCCCGGAATCACCCAGGGGCTGACCTCCAGACGTGACACGGTGGTGGCGGTGTCGCCGATCGTCGGGGGGATGGCCCTGAAGGGTCCCGCGGCCCGGCTGATGGAAAACCTTGGCGAGGAGGCGTCGGTGGTCGGGGTGGCTCGCAGGTATGCGCCGTTCGCCCGAGCGCTGGTGATCGACCCGATCGATGCCCACCTCGCCGGCGCGGTTGGCGAGGTGGGCATCGAACCCATCGTGGCGCCCTCGATCATGGACACCCCGGACCATGCTGCGGCCTTGGCACGGGTCTGCCTGGCGGGGCGGGCGCTGTGA
- the cofE gene encoding coenzyme F420-0:L-glutamate ligase, with translation MTGLQLLPIPGIPEVRPGDDLGALVADGALASVGLLDGDVVVVTQKVVSKAENALVAIDPTDPHAHRRLVAGQSRRILRRRGDLVISETHHGYVCANAGIDVSNVEPGTAALLPEDSDRSARRLRDVFVHRYGIACGVIVSDTFGRPWRRGVTDVALGSAGIRPILDLRGTNDALGRELAVTEVGLVDELAGAADLVMGKSSGIAAAIVRGVEPAWLDVSDLDVDGVVPNIVRSPAEDLFR, from the coding sequence GTGACCGGGCTGCAACTGCTGCCGATCCCCGGGATCCCCGAGGTGCGCCCAGGTGACGACCTTGGCGCCTTGGTCGCGGACGGCGCACTGGCCTCGGTTGGCCTGCTCGACGGCGACGTGGTGGTCGTCACCCAGAAGGTCGTCAGCAAGGCCGAGAACGCCCTGGTGGCGATCGACCCCACCGACCCCCACGCACACAGACGGCTGGTCGCCGGCCAGTCCCGTCGCATCCTGCGTCGACGGGGCGACCTGGTGATCTCCGAGACCCACCACGGGTATGTGTGTGCCAACGCCGGCATCGATGTGTCCAACGTGGAGCCGGGCACCGCCGCGTTGCTTCCGGAGGACTCCGACCGGTCGGCGCGCCGCCTCCGCGACGTGTTCGTGCACCGTTACGGCATCGCCTGTGGAGTGATCGTCTCGGACACCTTCGGTCGGCCCTGGAGGCGCGGCGTCACCGACGTGGCGCTGGGCTCGGCGGGAATCCGTCCCATCCTCGACCTGCGGGGCACCAACGACGCGCTCGGTCGTGAGTTGGCGGTCACCGAGGTGGGCCTGGTGGACGAATTGGCCGGTGCCGCCGACCTGGTGATGGGCAAGTCATCCGGAATCGCAGCCGCCATCGTGCGTGGTGTGGAACCTGCATGGCTGGACGTGAGCGACCTCGACGTCGACGGCGTGGTGCCCAACATCGTGCGCTCCCCCGCCGAGGATCTCTTCAGGTAA
- a CDS encoding carotenoid oxygenase family protein codes for MAASAPETSPPSNRYLEGAYAPVAEEVTLTDLRVTGTLPPELDGRYLRNGPNPLGPVDPATYHWFLGDAMVHGLRLRDGRAEWYRNRWVRSTKVSELLGEAAAPGDRHGGMETANTNVIGLGGRTLAIVEAGARPVELGDRLDTIAHTDLGGSLPHGYTAHPKVDPGTGLLHAIGYHWARPNVLEYTVIDPTRGAVIHRVDVPVPGNPMCHDCSITEGHLVIYDLPVTFNLDVVAAGTSSFPYVWDDAYGARVGVMPLGGQPEEVRWFDVDPCYVFHPMNARESRVADGSLEVTLDVVRHPSMFRTDLHGPDEGPSSLWRWRLRLGPDGEPSGPVRETRLDDRPIEFPRVDERLVGRPARFGWANVLSSGGDNLAWEDSGLVRYDFLGGDLSGPNERTDAVTATDVPMGAGRAPGEAVFVPRSDGAAEDDGWYLMLVGDRAEGTTTLDVLPAEDPTAGAVAQVHLPVRVPLGFHGNWIPLR; via the coding sequence ATGGCCGCCTCTGCCCCGGAAACCAGTCCGCCCAGCAACCGCTACCTCGAGGGCGCCTACGCGCCGGTCGCCGAGGAGGTGACCCTGACCGACCTCAGGGTCACCGGAACGCTGCCACCCGAACTCGACGGTCGCTACCTGCGCAATGGGCCAAATCCGCTAGGCCCGGTCGACCCGGCGACCTACCACTGGTTTCTCGGCGACGCCATGGTGCACGGGCTGCGCCTACGAGACGGCCGGGCCGAGTGGTACCGCAACAGGTGGGTCCGCTCGACCAAGGTGAGCGAACTGCTGGGGGAGGCAGCGGCGCCGGGGGATCGCCACGGCGGCATGGAGACCGCCAACACCAACGTCATCGGCTTGGGCGGCCGCACGCTGGCCATCGTTGAGGCGGGGGCCCGGCCGGTGGAACTGGGTGACCGGCTGGACACCATTGCTCACACCGACCTGGGGGGCAGCCTGCCCCACGGCTACACCGCCCACCCCAAAGTGGACCCCGGGACCGGCCTGCTGCATGCCATCGGCTACCACTGGGCACGACCCAACGTGTTGGAGTACACGGTGATCGACCCGACCCGGGGGGCGGTGATCCACCGGGTCGACGTTCCGGTGCCGGGCAACCCGATGTGCCATGACTGCTCGATCACCGAGGGGCATCTGGTGATCTATGACCTTCCGGTCACCTTCAACCTCGATGTGGTCGCCGCCGGCACGTCGTCGTTTCCGTACGTGTGGGACGACGCGTACGGAGCGCGGGTGGGGGTGATGCCCCTGGGTGGGCAACCGGAGGAGGTGCGCTGGTTCGATGTGGACCCCTGCTACGTCTTTCACCCGATGAACGCCCGCGAGTCCCGGGTCGCTGACGGTTCCCTCGAGGTGACACTGGACGTCGTGCGTCATCCCTCGATGTTTCGCACCGACCTGCACGGGCCTGACGAGGGCCCGTCATCGTTGTGGCGCTGGCGCCTGCGGCTTGGGCCCGATGGCGAACCGAGCGGGCCGGTTCGGGAGACCCGGTTGGACGATCGGCCCATCGAGTTTCCCCGGGTCGACGAGCGCCTGGTGGGGCGACCCGCCCGGTTCGGTTGGGCCAACGTGCTGTCGTCGGGCGGTGACAACCTGGCGTGGGAGGACTCGGGGCTGGTGCGCTACGACTTTCTGGGCGGTGACCTGTCGGGCCCCAATGAGCGTACGGACGCGGTGACGGCCACCGACGTGCCGATGGGTGCCGGTCGCGCCCCCGGGGAGGCGGTGTTCGTGCCCCGCAGCGACGGCGCCGCCGAGGACGACGGCTGGTACCTGATGCTGGTCGGCGACCGGGCCGAGGGCACCACCACCCTGGATGTGCTCCCGGCCGAGGATCCCACCGCGGGTGCCGTGGCCCAGGTGCATCTGCCCGTGCGGGTGCCGCTGGGCTTTCACGGCAACTGGATTCCGCTTCGGTGA
- a CDS encoding SDR family NAD(P)-dependent oxidoreductase: MNRPPSPERLDGAVAVITGCNSGIGLETAVALASRGAQIIGAVRNPAKGERALAQIIERSGSDAVEMRPLDLADLNTVTALVDSLGGEPIDLLINNAGIIQGQRTETAQGFETTFGVNHLGHFMLTRLLLAQLRGVSDPAPEDPLQRRAIPSRIVNLASGAHHYARGGIRFDRLARRHGRFNTFGVYGESKLANVLFTRSLADRLDPARVVAHSVHPGGVASEFGMDGDVSSRLERWIRPIEQRVLITPEQGAETSVFVATSVLCGRSSGIYWVRKRPGTLSRWARSTAHAEHLWDLSERLLAQAGFAVPPVPVTTPVSGEPPLTAGFALG, translated from the coding sequence GTGAATCGCCCCCCGTCACCCGAACGCCTCGACGGTGCCGTCGCGGTGATCACCGGTTGCAACTCCGGCATCGGGCTGGAGACGGCGGTGGCCCTCGCCTCACGGGGCGCCCAAATCATCGGTGCGGTCCGCAACCCGGCCAAGGGCGAGCGGGCCCTGGCCCAGATCATCGAGCGGTCCGGGAGTGATGCGGTGGAGATGCGGCCGCTGGACCTGGCCGACCTCAACACGGTGACGGCGCTGGTCGACTCGCTCGGCGGTGAGCCGATCGACCTGCTGATCAACAACGCCGGCATCATCCAGGGGCAACGCACCGAAACCGCCCAGGGCTTCGAGACCACCTTTGGCGTCAACCATCTGGGCCACTTCATGCTGACCCGTCTGCTTCTTGCCCAGCTGCGAGGCGTGTCCGACCCCGCACCCGAGGATCCCCTGCAACGGCGGGCGATACCCAGCCGCATCGTCAACCTGGCGTCCGGCGCCCACCACTACGCCCGTGGCGGCATTCGTTTCGATCGCCTCGCACGCCGTCACGGCCGCTTCAACACCTTCGGCGTGTACGGCGAGTCGAAGCTGGCCAACGTGCTGTTCACCCGCAGCCTGGCCGACAGGCTGGACCCGGCCCGGGTGGTGGCACACTCGGTGCACCCCGGCGGGGTGGCCAGCGAGTTCGGCATGGATGGCGATGTCTCGTCCCGCCTGGAACGGTGGATCCGTCCCATCGAACAGCGCGTGCTGATCACCCCGGAGCAGGGCGCCGAAACGTCGGTGTTCGTTGCCACCTCGGTGCTGTGCGGCCGTTCGAGCGGCATCTACTGGGTGCGCAAGCGTCCAGGCACGCTCAGCCGCTGGGCCCGCTCCACCGCCCACGCAGAGCACTTGTGGGACCTCTCCGAACGACTACTCGCTCAGGCCGGGTTCGCCGTACCACCCGTGCCGGTGACCACCCCGGTGTCCGGAGAGCCGCCGCTGACGGCGGGCTTCGCCCTCGGATGA
- a CDS encoding sugar phosphate nucleotidyltransferase, with translation MRAIVLVGGFGTRLRPLTLTLPKQMLPVVHTTMLERVVGRLGKSGVTEVVLSLGYRPDTFVEAYPYGSCAGVTLHYAVEPEPLDTAGALRFAAEESGLDERFLVVNGDVLTDLDVTELWNHHERCGAEATIALTPVDDPSRFGVVPTRDDHSVIDFVEKPEPGTAPSNNINAGTYVMEPSVLDRIEPGRRVSVEREVFPALAADRALYALASDAYWLDAGTPETLLQANLDVLAGKRTFSGVGVHASARVHPDAQVIDSVIGAEVVVAAGARVERSVVLAGSTIAAGATVLDSLVGGRSTISERSSLSEHSVVGFGQSVPAGTELIDGVCPPRDSWPE, from the coding sequence GTGCGCGCCATCGTGTTGGTTGGGGGCTTCGGCACCCGTCTGCGTCCCCTCACGCTGACCCTGCCAAAACAGATGTTGCCGGTGGTGCACACCACCATGCTCGAGCGGGTTGTGGGGCGCCTGGGCAAGTCGGGTGTCACCGAGGTGGTGCTGTCGCTGGGATATCGCCCCGACACGTTCGTCGAGGCCTACCCCTACGGCTCTTGCGCCGGGGTCACCTTGCACTATGCGGTCGAGCCCGAGCCCCTGGACACCGCCGGCGCCCTCCGCTTTGCCGCCGAGGAATCCGGGCTGGACGAGCGGTTCCTGGTGGTCAACGGCGACGTGCTCACCGACCTGGATGTGACAGAACTGTGGAACCACCACGAGCGCTGCGGCGCCGAGGCCACGATTGCGCTCACGCCGGTGGACGACCCGTCACGCTTCGGCGTTGTGCCCACACGGGATGATCACTCGGTGATCGACTTCGTTGAGAAGCCCGAACCTGGCACGGCGCCCTCCAACAACATCAACGCCGGAACCTACGTGATGGAGCCTTCGGTTCTCGACCGCATCGAGCCCGGCCGACGGGTGTCGGTTGAGCGGGAGGTGTTTCCGGCGCTGGCCGCCGACCGGGCCTTGTACGCGCTGGCAAGCGATGCCTACTGGCTGGACGCCGGCACACCCGAGACGCTGCTTCAGGCCAACCTGGACGTGCTGGCCGGAAAGCGGACCTTCAGCGGTGTCGGCGTGCACGCCTCGGCGCGGGTACACCCGGACGCCCAGGTGATCGACTCGGTGATCGGGGCCGAGGTCGTCGTGGCAGCCGGCGCACGGGTGGAGCGATCGGTCGTGCTGGCGGGATCAACGATTGCCGCCGGAGCCACGGTGCTGGACTCGCTGGTGGGAGGGCGTTCCACGATCTCCGAGCGCTCCAGCCTGAGCGAACACAGCGTCGTCGGCTTTGGGCAGTCGGTGCCCGCCGGGACGGAACTGATCGACGGCGTATGCCCGCCGCGGGACTCCTGGCCCGAGTGA
- a CDS encoding glycosyltransferase family 4 protein: MKVLVIAPHFAPDVAPTGEVITSIVGGLADRGHTIHVITALPWYRNHRVEPGWGGRLVRTEATEWGAVSRLHPFPTDKSNIPARALAFGGFTALATLRSLFIRRRPDVVLAMSPPLPLGFPGVLVARARRIPFVFNIQDVFPDVAVEVGAITNQRVIRAASAAERFLYRRADAVTVLSEDLKRNVAAKLGEVPAFDGSTEAVPGRVAGGDSKVEVIPNFVDTERVRPGSTDVAYRSEFGLGDRTVVTYAGNIGLSQPVELLVEVARRMADRSDVVFVINGGGTTLESVRRAAARLDNVVFVPMQPRERLSEVLAAADIHTILLKHGLARSSVPSKMYSILAAGRPVVASVDADTEVTRVLADAEAGLAATPGSVDELHDAIAALVDDPDRRRSMGASGRSWVERWLSPASVAEAYEDLFARLIARP, translated from the coding sequence GTGAAGGTGCTGGTGATCGCGCCTCACTTTGCGCCGGATGTGGCTCCCACCGGCGAGGTGATCACCTCCATCGTGGGTGGTCTTGCCGACCGCGGGCATACGATCCATGTGATCACCGCGTTGCCCTGGTACCGCAACCATCGGGTGGAGCCCGGGTGGGGCGGCCGTTTGGTGCGCACGGAGGCGACCGAGTGGGGGGCCGTCAGCCGACTTCACCCGTTTCCAACCGACAAGTCCAACATCCCGGCCCGTGCGTTGGCCTTCGGGGGCTTCACCGCCCTGGCGACGCTGCGCAGCCTGTTCATCCGCCGGCGTCCCGATGTGGTGCTGGCCATGTCGCCCCCGTTGCCGCTGGGCTTTCCCGGCGTGCTGGTGGCGCGGGCCCGCCGGATTCCGTTCGTCTTCAACATCCAGGACGTGTTTCCGGACGTGGCGGTGGAGGTGGGCGCGATCACCAACCAGCGGGTGATCAGGGCCGCCTCGGCGGCCGAGCGGTTTCTATACCGCCGGGCCGATGCGGTGACCGTGCTGTCCGAGGACCTCAAGCGAAACGTGGCGGCCAAGCTGGGTGAGGTCCCGGCGTTCGACGGATCCACCGAGGCCGTCCCCGGCAGGGTCGCCGGCGGGGACAGCAAAGTGGAGGTGATCCCGAACTTCGTGGACACCGAGCGGGTGAGGCCCGGCAGCACCGACGTGGCCTACCGCAGCGAGTTCGGCCTCGGTGACCGCACGGTGGTGACGTACGCGGGCAACATCGGCTTGTCCCAACCGGTGGAACTGCTCGTCGAGGTGGCCCGACGTATGGCTGATCGAAGTGATGTGGTGTTCGTCATCAACGGTGGCGGCACCACGCTGGAATCGGTCAGGCGCGCCGCAGCCCGGCTGGACAATGTGGTGTTCGTGCCGATGCAACCGAGGGAACGGTTGTCGGAGGTGCTGGCTGCCGCCGACATTCACACGATCCTGTTGAAGCACGGGCTGGCACGGTCGTCGGTGCCGTCCAAGATGTATTCGATCCTCGCCGCCGGTCGTCCGGTGGTGGCCTCGGTGGATGCCGATACCGAGGTCACCCGGGTGCTCGCCGACGCCGAAGCAGGCCTGGCGGCGACCCCGGGCTCGGTGGACGAACTGCACGACGCCATTGCGGCGTTGGTTGACGACCCGGATCGCAGAAGGTCGATGGGAGCGTCGGGACGGAGTTGGGTGGAACGCTGGTTGTCCCCGGCGTCGGTCGCCGAGGCCTACGAGGACCTCTTTGCCCGACTGATCGCCCGGCCCTGA
- a CDS encoding glycosyltransferase family 4 protein, translating into MSGADENLSSGPRVGVNLLWMLPGQVGGSEQATMRQLGALGELADAARYHLFCTSEVTRAHPEVVGAFETTELEVVAHSRLRRIVAESTSLERAARHAGIHLMHHPGGTVPVRTSYPSVVTIHDIQPLDLPAYTSAVKGRYLAWSLPRAVRAARRVAVPSEFVRRRVIDRLDASPDRVTVIPWGPPRAAELGGGVDGAVSGAEATIGLDHPPVDGEYLLYPAVTWPHKGHLALLDVMAALPDEVHLVLTGGAGPAHQDVVAAIETLGLAARVRHLGRVSQARLAQLYRAALAVVVPSEYEGFGMPVIEAEAAGAPVIASDHPGLDEACGGAALRVSPGDVAGWVAAVQSVRTDTHRRDDLIAAGLRVAATFDWTDSARALVDLHRAAWETP; encoded by the coding sequence ATGAGCGGAGCAGACGAGAACCTGAGCAGCGGGCCGCGCGTCGGGGTGAACCTGCTGTGGATGTTGCCGGGACAGGTTGGAGGCAGCGAGCAGGCCACCATGCGCCAACTCGGAGCGCTGGGCGAACTGGCTGATGCGGCCCGGTACCACCTGTTCTGCACCTCCGAGGTGACCCGGGCCCACCCTGAGGTGGTGGGCGCTTTCGAGACCACCGAACTGGAGGTGGTCGCGCACTCCCGTTTGCGGCGCATCGTTGCCGAGTCGACCTCGTTGGAGCGGGCCGCCCGTCACGCGGGAATCCACCTGATGCATCACCCCGGGGGCACGGTGCCCGTTCGCACCAGCTACCCGAGCGTGGTCACCATCCACGACATTCAGCCCCTGGACCTGCCCGCCTACACGTCGGCCGTCAAAGGCCGATACCTCGCCTGGAGCCTGCCGCGGGCGGTGCGGGCGGCCCGACGGGTGGCGGTGCCGTCCGAGTTTGTTCGGCGTCGCGTCATCGACCGGCTGGACGCTTCGCCGGACCGGGTGACGGTGATCCCGTGGGGTCCGCCCCGGGCGGCCGAGTTGGGCGGTGGGGTGGACGGTGCCGTGTCCGGTGCCGAGGCCACCATCGGCCTGGATCACCCCCCGGTTGACGGCGAGTACCTGCTCTACCCGGCGGTCACGTGGCCCCACAAGGGGCACCTGGCCCTGCTCGACGTCATGGCGGCGCTGCCCGACGAGGTGCACCTGGTGCTGACTGGTGGAGCGGGGCCCGCCCATCAGGACGTGGTGGCCGCCATCGAAACGCTTGGCCTGGCCGCGCGGGTCCGCCATCTTGGCCGGGTCTCGCAGGCCCGCCTGGCCCAGTTGTACCGCGCGGCGCTGGCGGTGGTGGTGCCATCGGAGTACGAAGGCTTCGGCATGCCGGTCATCGAGGCGGAGGCCGCGGGTGCGCCGGTGATCGCCTCAGACCATCCGGGGTTGGACGAGGCGTGCGGCGGCGCTGCGCTGCGGGTATCGCCGGGCGATGTTGCGGGCTGGGTTGCGGCAGTCCAGAGTGTTCGCACCGACACCCACCGTCGCGACGACCTGATTGCCGCAGGGCTTCGGGTGGCCGCCACCTTCGACTGGACCGACTCGGCACGGGCCCTCGTGGACCTGCACCGTGCCGCATGGGAGACCCCGTGA